In Mercurialis annua linkage group LG5, ddMerAnnu1.2, whole genome shotgun sequence, a single genomic region encodes these proteins:
- the LOC126680616 gene encoding protein DETOXIFICATION 33-like isoform X1, translated as MEHKDGSVEETHFGIEMQQGNGGAVKKREKVVKKSWDESKKMWEIAAPAMLTAVTQFSIGFVTSAFVGHLGEVELAAVSIVQNVIEGFVYGVMLGMGSALETLCGQAVGAGQFNMLGVYMQRSWIITGVTALCLAPFYIFASPLLQLLRQDVEISKLAGKYSIWVIPQLFAYAVNFPVQKFLQAQSRVWVMTMISIVALAFHVLLNWLLITKLEHGLLGAAIAGNVSWLIIVVAQVVYVVSGFFPESWNGFSWSAFKSLAGFVKLSLASAIMLCLELWYFTAVILMVGWLKNPEIAVDAISICMNLQLWTLMIALGFNASISVRVSNELGAGNPKAAKFSVIVTVLTSTVIGVVCTAAILATQNEFPKVFTSKPEVMKEASKLGYFLAATIFLNSIQPVLHGVAVGAGWQLSVALINIACYYVLGLPIGAILGYKFKLGVKGIWTGLLVGVVTQIVILMYIMFRTNWNKEAVQAEQRVRNWGGVAPEPQENASEENISE; from the exons ATGGAGCATAAAGATGGTTCGGTTGAAGAAACACATTTTGGAATAGAGATGCAGCAGGGGAATGGGGGGGCGGTGAAGAAAAGAGAGAAGGTGGTGAAGAAAAGCTGGGATGAATCTAAAAAGATGTGGGAAATTGCAGCTCCTGCTATGTTAACTGCAGTGACTCAGTTTTCCATTGGATTTGTGACTTCTGCATTTGTTGGACATTTAGGAGAGGTTGAGCTTGCTGCTGTTTCTATTGTTCAGAATGTTATTGAAGGCTTTGTCTATGGGGTTATG CTAGGAATGGGAAGTGCCCTGGAGACATTATGTGGCCAAGCTGTTGGTGCTGGACAGTTTAACATGCTTGGAGTCTATATGCAAAGATCATGGATCATTACTGGAGTCACAGCATTGTGTTTAGCTCCTTTTTATATTTTCGCTTCGCCATTACTACAGCTTCTTCGTCAAGACGTAGAAATTTCGAAGCTTGCTGGAAAATACTCAATATGGGTGATTCCTCAATTGTTTGCCTATGCAGTAAATTTCCCGGTACAGAAGTTTCTCCAAGCACAGAGCAGAGTTTGGGTTATGACAATGATTTCCATTGTAGCCCTTGCATTTCATGTGCTTTTGAATTGGTTGCTTATCACAAAGCTCGAGCATGGCCTACTTGGAGCTGCCATTGCAGGGAACGTTTCGTGGTTGATCATTGTCGTCGCTCAGGTAGTTTACGTGGTTTCAGGATTTTTCCCGGAATCCTGGAATGGTTTTTCTTGGTCAGCTTTTAAGTCATTAGCTGGCTTTGTAAAGTTATCTCTTGCATCAGCTATAATGTTATG CTTGGAGTTATGGTATTTCACAGCTGTGATTCTTATGGTGGGCTGGTTGAAGAATCCAGAAATTGCAGTTGATGCCATTTCCATTTG CATGAACCTGCAGCTATGGACATTAATGATCGCTCTCGGTTTCAATGCATCAATAAG CGTACGAGTTTCCAATGAACTCGGAGCTGGAAATCCAAAAGCAGCAAAATTCTCCGTAATTGTGACGGTTCTAACATCCACAGTGATTGGAGTAGTATGCACAGCTGCAATTCTGGCAACCCAAAATGAGTTTCCAAAAGTGTTCACTAGCAAACCAGAGGTGATGAAGGAAGCATCAAAGCTCGGTTACTTCTTGGCAGCAACAATCTTCCTCAACAGCATCCAACCCGTGCTGCATG GTGTAGCTGTTGGTGCAGGCTGGCAACTTTCAGTTGCGTTGATTAATATTGCCTGCTACTACGTTTTAGGTCTTCCTATCGGTGCAATTCTAGGGTACAAGTTCAAGCTTGGAGTTAAGGGCATATGGACAGGATTGTTGGTCGGTGTTGTGACGCAAATAGTCATTCTTATGTACATCATGTTCCGAACGAATTGGAATAAAGAA GCTGTGCAAGCTGAACAGCGAGTTAGAAATTGGGGCGGTGTCGCTCCCGAGCCTCAAGAAAATGCGTCAGAGGAAAATATAAGTGAGTGA
- the LOC126680616 gene encoding protein DETOXIFICATION 33-like isoform X2, with the protein MGSALETLCGQAVGAGQFNMLGVYMQRSWIITGVTALCLAPFYIFASPLLQLLRQDVEISKLAGKYSIWVIPQLFAYAVNFPVQKFLQAQSRVWVMTMISIVALAFHVLLNWLLITKLEHGLLGAAIAGNVSWLIIVVAQVVYVVSGFFPESWNGFSWSAFKSLAGFVKLSLASAIMLCLELWYFTAVILMVGWLKNPEIAVDAISICMNLQLWTLMIALGFNASISVRVSNELGAGNPKAAKFSVIVTVLTSTVIGVVCTAAILATQNEFPKVFTSKPEVMKEASKLGYFLAATIFLNSIQPVLHGVAVGAGWQLSVALINIACYYVLGLPIGAILGYKFKLGVKGIWTGLLVGVVTQIVILMYIMFRTNWNKEAVQAEQRVRNWGGVAPEPQENASEENISE; encoded by the exons ATGGGAAGTGCCCTGGAGACATTATGTGGCCAAGCTGTTGGTGCTGGACAGTTTAACATGCTTGGAGTCTATATGCAAAGATCATGGATCATTACTGGAGTCACAGCATTGTGTTTAGCTCCTTTTTATATTTTCGCTTCGCCATTACTACAGCTTCTTCGTCAAGACGTAGAAATTTCGAAGCTTGCTGGAAAATACTCAATATGGGTGATTCCTCAATTGTTTGCCTATGCAGTAAATTTCCCGGTACAGAAGTTTCTCCAAGCACAGAGCAGAGTTTGGGTTATGACAATGATTTCCATTGTAGCCCTTGCATTTCATGTGCTTTTGAATTGGTTGCTTATCACAAAGCTCGAGCATGGCCTACTTGGAGCTGCCATTGCAGGGAACGTTTCGTGGTTGATCATTGTCGTCGCTCAGGTAGTTTACGTGGTTTCAGGATTTTTCCCGGAATCCTGGAATGGTTTTTCTTGGTCAGCTTTTAAGTCATTAGCTGGCTTTGTAAAGTTATCTCTTGCATCAGCTATAATGTTATG CTTGGAGTTATGGTATTTCACAGCTGTGATTCTTATGGTGGGCTGGTTGAAGAATCCAGAAATTGCAGTTGATGCCATTTCCATTTG CATGAACCTGCAGCTATGGACATTAATGATCGCTCTCGGTTTCAATGCATCAATAAG CGTACGAGTTTCCAATGAACTCGGAGCTGGAAATCCAAAAGCAGCAAAATTCTCCGTAATTGTGACGGTTCTAACATCCACAGTGATTGGAGTAGTATGCACAGCTGCAATTCTGGCAACCCAAAATGAGTTTCCAAAAGTGTTCACTAGCAAACCAGAGGTGATGAAGGAAGCATCAAAGCTCGGTTACTTCTTGGCAGCAACAATCTTCCTCAACAGCATCCAACCCGTGCTGCATG GTGTAGCTGTTGGTGCAGGCTGGCAACTTTCAGTTGCGTTGATTAATATTGCCTGCTACTACGTTTTAGGTCTTCCTATCGGTGCAATTCTAGGGTACAAGTTCAAGCTTGGAGTTAAGGGCATATGGACAGGATTGTTGGTCGGTGTTGTGACGCAAATAGTCATTCTTATGTACATCATGTTCCGAACGAATTGGAATAAAGAA GCTGTGCAAGCTGAACAGCGAGTTAGAAATTGGGGCGGTGTCGCTCCCGAGCCTCAAGAAAATGCGTCAGAGGAAAATATAAGTGAGTGA